The genomic interval tactccttgggcattctggtttgaaatttttaccagacgttcgtcactgtgtgtACTGaattttggctgagatttgagccccagatttgtcccaaacgattggcaataaatttttttttcatcactgCCACGGCTGAAAGGaagtttcgtttgtgtgtgaaactgtttgatttttttcgtgggcaaatactcgtccgtttgatctgaaatttgtcgcgttttgtcccaaattcagtgaagattcttacgtggaatttcaggaaaaaactatttcgggagaatttttcataaattttgtataaaccaaggctatcatctaccaaaacttgtgaaatttcgccctacttttcGAAATtgtattctgggtccgtattgcgctgaaaaaattcacatgagtactttcatatgttggtTGAACCCAGGtgaggaggcacgtccataaaaaaatcagaaaaagaagatacaagggagaaaagtcaggacgttttgttttcgaaaaaccagttttggtcactctcggtttgggacttactacaccttactccttgggcattctggtttgaaatttttaccagacgttcgtctctgtgtctactgagttttggctgagatttgagccccagattcgtcccacaagattggtaaaaaatgttttattcatcactgccagggctgaaaggaaggttcgtttgtgtttgaaactgtttgatttttttcgtagGCGAATACTCGTGcgtttgacctaaaatttgtcgcgttttgtcccaaattcagtggagattcttacgtggaatttaaaaaaaaaactatttcaggagaatttttcagtagttttgtgcaaaccaaggctatcctcttccaaaacttgtaaattttcgccctactttccgaAATtgtattctgggtccgtattgcgctaaaaaaattaactcaggtactttaatatgttttttgcacccaggtgaggaggcacgtccatagacaaatcagaaaaagaagatacggagaagaaaagtcaggacgttttattttcggaaaaccagttttgttaactctcggtctgggacttactacatCGTACTCCTTGGCCAttctggtctgaaatttttaccacacgttcgtcactgtgtctactgagttttggctgagatttgagccccaaattcgtcccacaagattgacaataaattttttattcatcattgtcagggctgaaaggaaggttcgtttctgggtgaaactgtttgatttttttcgtgggcgaatactcgtctgtttgacttgaaatttgtcgcgttttgtcccaaattcactGAAGATTCTTACGTTGAATATcaagaaaaaaactatttcgggagaatttttcagaagtTTTTATTCAgaagttttgtgcaaaccaaggttatcctctaccaaaacttgtgaaatttcgccctattttctgaaattgtattttaggtccgtattgcgctgaaaaaattcacacgaatactttcatatgttgtttgcttCCAGGTGAGGagacacgtccataaacaaatcacaaaaagaagatacggtggagaaaagccaagacgttttgttttcggaaaaccatttttgttcactctcgCTCTGGGACTtcctacgccttactccttgggcattctggtctgaaatttttaccagacgttcgtcactgtgtctactgagttttggttgagatttgagcCTCTGAATCGTCTCAGAAAATTggcaataaaatttttattcatcactgtcagagCTGAAAGGAAGATTCGtttttgtgtgaaactgtttgatttttttcgtgggcaaATATTCGTCtgtttgacctaaaatttgtcgccttttgtcccaaattcagtggagattcttacgttgaacttcaggaaaaaaactatttcgggagaatttttcagaagttttgtgcaaaccaaggttatcAAACACACGAGTACTACTTTCCGAAATTGtaaaatttcgccctactttccgaAATTGTATTCTAGgttcgtattgcgctgaaaaaattcacacgagtactttcatatgttgtttgcacccaggcgaggaggaggcacgtccataaacaaatcacaaaaagaagatacagggGGAAAGAAGCCAGGACgtttttgttttcagaaaatcagttttgttcactctcgatctgggacttactatgtgtgtactgagttttggctgagatttgagctcgagattcgtcccacaagattggcataaaattttgtattcatCATTGTCAGAACTGAAAGTaaagttcgtttgtgtgtgGAACTGTTTGATTTGTTTCGTGGACGAATACTCGTTCGTTTGACCTTAAATTTGTTACGTTTTTTCCTTCAATAGAGATTCTCACGTTGAATCTcagaaaaaaaactatttcaggaCAATCAGAATTTTTATGCAAGACTATCCTATGGTTGAGCCAAGTAGTATTAGGTCTATGTTATAAGTAAGCATTTGTCAGCTTTTGAAATTAGCTCTGCCTCATTTGATAGAAAAGCTTTATGTTTTGTTAGACAAATTCTCTTTAGGTTCATGTGAACAacttttgatttgttttttcttaatttctgttaCAAAGTGACGAATTTTCTTGAGTTATCAAACAATTTTGATTATGGCATCTTTTAATCTTTCAAACTAACAGAAGAAACCTGAAATGGCACAAAAGAGAGAAACCAGAATGAGGATTATACTATTACTAATCATCACTGTTATATCTATCAGTTAGGTCACCAACAAATAGTTTCAATGGCAAGCTCATATCACACGACAAGCAAACACGAGAAGATTGATGGATTATTAAGACAAAAATGCAGTTCCTTAAATTCTTCTGGTGCTGTTCTTCGATCAAATTTGAAATCAGTGTTTTGAATCTAATTCTGATAAAGCCGAATGAAAATGTATCTAAAAGCATACGAGCACACAAAAGAGACTACAAAGTTAGAAACGAGAAAGTTTATCGTACGAATCCGAATAAGCAAGAGTGAGTAATTTTGCATCCGCGGATCTTCCAATTCTACAATCTCGCAGAACAACGGTCATTCGGAGACGACGGTGGCAACGCCCTCTACGGCGGCGGCATCTGGCGGGGCTCTGGCCTTGATGGTGTCGAGCATGCGCTTGCTGATCTCCTTAGAGTAGAGCTGGAGGGTCGCAATGCCATCGGCGGCGGTCGCGGCGGAGGCATCGGCGGCGGAGAACCCTTCGTCCTCGATCTGGTGAGCGGCGGCGGAGGCTTCGTCGGATGAGAGAGTGCCGTAGCGTTTGGAGAGGACGGAGGGCGAGGAGAGGGTCTCGATGAGGCGGTTGACGACGGCGTCGCGCGTGCGCTGAGTCGGGGGCCATATGGTGAAGGAAAGGGGGTCGGAGGGGTGTGGCAGCGGCGGAGCCTCCGCTTGCGGTGGAACGGAGGGGTGGTCGGTTGAGCTTTCGGTGTCTGACATTGTTGGGTCGAAAGGGGTATACTATGGGATTTGTGTGTGTGGAAGAATAGTGGTTTTTAAAGTGTTGAAAATAAGAGAGAGGAAGAGAAAGAGACACAGAAACTGTGTCGTTTTGTTGTGTTTTGGGTCTCTGTTTGGACCAACAATGCATTGCCTTGTAAGTGAGATCTATAATTTGtatcttttaaaaatacaatattaatacattttttcataATGTTTTCTTTATTCCTCTCTTTAaactttatttcaaattttattttttctaattttattgatttaataaactaaaatgttttttttaaccttcctTTTCCAGCTATTAATCTATAATGTTATATATAATTGGTGTTTCACCCTCCATCATAAAAATTCTTTATGCGTTACATcgattttagttttttttcaaaatattttcagaTTATTTTCTCGAGAATTTTTATGAATATCTTTTCAAACTTTATAAATGTattctggaaaatattttttaaaatttatgaaaaacattttttgaaATGGACATTCGGAATAAAGTTTCTGGAACGTGTATAATACATTCTGGAATAAGATTTTTGAAACGTGTATAATATGTTCTGGGATATATTTTTCAGAAAAACTTTTTTGGAATGAgaacaaattaaataattttagtcATTTCACCTATTTAATGGGTGA from Phaseolus vulgaris cultivar G19833 chromosome 1, P. vulgaris v2.0, whole genome shotgun sequence carries:
- the LOC137816532 gene encoding MFP1 attachment factor 1-like produces the protein MSDTESSTDHPSVPPQAEAPPLPHPSDPLSFTIWPPTQRTRDAVVNRLIETLSSPSVLSKRYGTLSSDEASAAAHQIEDEGFSAADASAATAADGIATLQLYSKEISKRMLDTIKARAPPDAAAVEGVATVVSE